In Microplitis mediator isolate UGA2020A chromosome 9, iyMicMedi2.1, whole genome shotgun sequence, the DNA window ataaaaaggattGAACCCTGTGTATTATAGAAATGATTCCGatagtattaatattaagggtgGCAGTCCATAAATTATGGACGTAGCTGCTATAAcggtataagaaaaaaatctcataaaattatgaaaaccgtacccgtaattttttttccttatagtAAATTATGAGTGGagatcaattaatattttactaaaaataaaaatataaagacaaCAACAAGTATTAATactgattaaataataaattgatatgagAAGTTGACATCAGACCACCAGTTTAACATCAGTAATCCCTTGATTTTCTAAATTTGTTGTGGGGATGAGTCATCacttttgtattatttaaataattttatttcaatttgatttattctttcttttgtataattaacctactttattaataaaatgtgaTAACATAAATTCTACTGTTTGAACTTAGCGCCTAGTAAAAATGATCGCTGTAGAGATTTTCAATATGAGAGATGTTCTCATGTAGAGATGGATCGATGTGAAAATAATCGTTTGTAGAGTTGTTGCGATGTAAAAATTTGTCTGTAGAGTTGAATCGTGTAGGGAAAAACTTTGTGAGATTTTATAATGTAGAGAAATTATCTGTAGGGATGCACCACACCCTATTACATGTGTTGACGATCTTTTTCtagttcttttattattttattgtatttaattatttgaattatactgtatattttcaaattctgaaTGATTTTTACAACTCAATCAATAACcagttattttaaagttacttCTAtggtttctaatttttttcaagtgtaaacatttttgagagctttttttttggacacaaatacaaatatatttttaatttatactaaattCCATTTCTACTTTTATGCTGAATGTGTGATGCAATAATTATCTGAATCTTCTGATAATAAGAATATTATTCCAGGATATGACAACAATCAATAACGACTTTTATTCAAAggcaactattatttttaatattagaaatattattataaaaatttcattgattgtacttcaatggaaaaattattatttttattttaaaaatatttatattattaattaatggcACTAAACACTGAAAGTGTGTATTGATGCCTAAACACTTTAAGTGCCTTATCATCTAAAACACTTTatgtgtgttaaaattaaacgttTAAAGTGTTTACTATACTTTAAACACTAAAAAGTGTTTAGTAAGTGACTACAAGTATTTAAACGCTTAaagtgttttaaaataaaacacttaGATTTGCAGTGTAAATATCACACATTATCATATCTACATCGAATTGTCCCAGCGataataagtttattattttaatgccgataaatttataattttttaaagttctggATCAAAAATACAGCTTAATAGTCCCTTATAAGTTATAACTCAGCAAGTTATGATTTAAAGTAGTTTTTATCAGATTATCTGCAGGTTTATTTTATTCGGAGGATAAAATGCACTCAGTATCACTTTGGTGTTGAATTTATTGGCTTACTTAGTCGAGatacaaaaatacaaaaataaaaaacatgatTAAATCAAAGTAGACTTGGTTTCTTATGCGGTTGTAATCGATTCAAATGGAATCTCAGTTTGACATTGAGAGCATTTTACAGAATCTTTTTCAGCAATGAACATTAAAACTCATCAACCTCTTAACTATACTAAAACTCTACGGCGTATCCAAAATAGCGATGTAATAAAAATCGATACAGTAGCAAAACTAAGTGTCGTGCTTTCTATTAACTGTTGTAATGAGCAGCTCCTTTCATTCGTTATTATCAAATATCCTTCGGGCCTGAATAACCACGTGTACAGAGTTAAAAATGATAGTACAGCCAGAATTAAGTATTTTATGCtggaacaaaaaataatattaaagaaaTGTACTTATAATCTCAATTATTCTCGctgtaagaaaaatttgtaaGAACACTTACCAGAAAATATGGAAAATTTTGCATCTATTTCCCCAGTTTACCATATTCTCACATGGAGCAAATGATATTATCATTACCAAAGAATATATAAACATACCTATCATTGTTCCACACAGTGAACAAGCTTTTTCGGGATCTAAATCCTTGGCGATGATTACCACAGCAAACCCTATCAACGGATCTTtggtaaaacaaaaaatattatacacatgtaaatatatatatgttagggtgattcatttccgcaaaagtttttttttttaagtgctcaagcaaaatctcaatctacatctaaaaaaaaaaaaattctcaccaaatatgagctcttaattccaatgttaagtacttgccatttgatttcaaagatttcttATTTAagatacacgtaaattaaattactttttttttaaatttctaatactcagctgcgttTCATGAAATCAAGgcggttttggtcgcaaattgtaggCATTtagtgttcttcaaaagtgctcatggttacttagctgtaattccagctatttcacttgtgtccgttgcggaactcatttttcctatgaaattgacctttattggcttgcagaacgtaaaccaatgaaataacatcaaaaatgttaatcgaaattttataggaaattttattcccttcaaaaaaagttctatgagtcaagtcgctaaagtccatagtttccgagttatagtaattttaataaattgaaaaataaaatatcaattataattttttttttatattatatttttcgaattattaaaattactataactcggaaactatggactttagcgacttgactcataggactttttttgaagggaataaaatttcctataaaatttttactaacatttttgatgtactttcattggtttatgTTCTGCAagtcaatttcataggaaaaatgagttccgcaacggacataagtgaaacagctggaattacagctaagtaaccatgggcacttttgaagaacaccagg includes these proteins:
- the LOC130675096 gene encoding uncharacterized protein LOC130675096 isoform X2; protein product: MKIEIRGEKNTDELTKASDKTKFSDFIVALMILCGFAVVIIAKDLDPEKACSLCGTMIGMFIYSLVMIISFAPCENMVNWGNRCKIFHIFCIKYLILAVLSFLTLYTWLFRPEGYLIITNERSCSLQQLIESTTLSFATVSIFITSLFWIRRRVLV
- the LOC130675096 gene encoding uncharacterized protein LOC130675096 isoform X1; this encodes MKIEIRGEKNTDELTKASDKTKFSDFIVALMILCDPLIGFAVVIIAKDLDPEKACSLCGTMIGMFIYSLVMIISFAPCENMVNWGNRCKIFHIFCIKYLILAVLSFLTLYTWLFRPEGYLIITNERSCSLQQLIESTTLSFATVSIFITSLFWIRRRVLV